A portion of the Juglans microcarpa x Juglans regia isolate MS1-56 chromosome 1D, Jm3101_v1.0, whole genome shotgun sequence genome contains these proteins:
- the LOC121251066 gene encoding anthocyanidin 3-O-glucosyltransferase 5-like: MEISKPHAALLSSPGIGHLIPVLELGKRLVTRHDFTVTVFVVSCHMSQVESQVIQSSMSPKLFDIVQLPPVEISHLVDANATVVTQIAVMMREARPALRSAISSMNPRPTALIVDLFGTESLPIAEELGLLKYVYVASNAWFLALTVHVPFLDREVEGEYVDQTEPLRIPGCRAVRPEDVVDPMLDRTNQQYIEYVRIGKEIPTSDGVLLNTWEELQPLTLAAFRDETLLGRFSKTPVYPIGPLTRPLSGSRSELFDWLDKQPSQSVIFVSFGSGGTLSYEQMTELAWGLELSQHRFIWVVRPPTITAADDSFFTAGTASSDDDPSTYLPDGFLSRTKNKGLLISIWAPQVEVLSHPSVGGFLSHCGWNSTLESVANGVPMIVWPLYSEQRMNATLLAEELGVAVRPKVLPSKKVVGREEIEKMVRQIIEDKEGKNAIRARMKELKYSAEKALSKSGSSYNALSRLAQQITD; the protein is encoded by the coding sequence ATGGAGATCTCAAAGCCCCATGCAGCACTGCTCTCTAGTCCCGGCATAGGCCACCTCATCCCCGTCCTGGAGCTCGGAAAGCGCCTCGTGACTCGCCATGATTTCACCGTCACAGTCTTCGTCGTCAGTTGCCACATGTCGCAGGTAGAGTCCCAAGTTATCCAGTCTTCCATGAGCCCGAAGCTCTTCGACATCGTCCAACTCCCACCGGTTGAGATCTCTCATCTAGTTGATGCCAACGCCACGGTTGTTACACAGATCGCCGTTATGATGCGGGAAGCCCGTCCAGCCCTTCGTTCCGCGATATCTTCCATGAATCCCCGCCCGACAGCGCTGATCGTCGACCTTTTTGGAACTGAGTCACTTCCCATAGCTGAGGAACTTGGTCTGCTCAAATATGTTTACGTCGCTTCGAATGCATGGTTCCTTGCTTTGACTGTACATGTGCCATTCCTAGACAGAGAGGTGGAAGGAGAGTATGTTGACCAAACAGAGCCGCTGAGAATCCCGGGTTGCAGGGCTGTCCGGCCTGAAGACGTGGTTGACCCAATGCTGGACCGGACCAACCAGCAGTATATTGAATACGTGCGAATAGGGAAAGAGATACCAACGAGTGATGGGGTTTTGTTGAATACATGGGAGGAGCTGCAGCCCCTCACACTTGCAGCGTTTAGAGATGAGACTCTCTTGGGTCGGTTCAGTAAGACTCCGGTTTATCCCATCGGTCCATTAACCAGACCGTTGTCCGGTTCGAGGAGCGAGTTGTTCGACTGGCTCGACAAGCAACCGAGCCAGTCGGTGATTTTCGTGTCGTTCGGAAGCGGGGGGACGCTTTCATACGAGCAAATGACTGAGCTGGCTTGGGGGTTGGAGCTGAGCCAGCATAGATTTATTTGGGTGGTGCGTCCTCCCACGATAACAGCTGCAGATGACTCTTTTTTCACGGCCGGGACCGCCTCGAGTGACGACGACCCATCAACCTACTTGCCGGACGGATTCCTGTCAAGAACGAAGAACAAGGGGCTTTTGATCTCCATTTGGGCCCCGCAAGTGGAAGTCTTGAGCCACCCATCTGTCGGTGGGTTCTTATCGCACTGTGGTTGGAACTCGACGCTCGAGAGCGTCGCCAACGGAGTGCCGATGATCGTGTGGCCACTCTATTCGGAGCAGAGGATGAACGCCACGCTGCTGGCAGAGGAGCTCGGGGTAGCCGTGCGTCCGAAGGTGTTGCCGTCGAAGAAAGTGGTTGGAAGGGAAGAGATAGAGAAGATGGTGAGACAGATCATTGAGGACAAAGAAGGGAAGAATGCTATAAGGGCTAGGATGAAGGAGCTGAAGTACAGTGCAGAGAAAGCTCTGTCTAAGAGTGGTTCGTCCTATAATGCACTCTCTCGGCTGGCACAGCAGATAACAGATTAG